One region of Catenuloplanes indicus genomic DNA includes:
- a CDS encoding DUF6585 family protein, giving the protein MTTRGDQKAGLANATAAAPELEAAAISEAGGRLGEKLRTHYHASLPTWQFIVVYPALLGGVVVLIGGGGLGGLLGGASVGVPLAILGAALLAGSIIAMLVLPKRRTAMVIFENGFARALPGAVDVVPWTEVQDLYISITRTYIHTQNNWRIDHLYTVERAGRPDIVLLSGWTDTTELAEALETGVARAKLPAAQQALAAGGEVPFKDFTVRADGLIWSGTLTPWSQITGVERSYDDAKIQSGGRTLVGFSYGKLTNARLFLSLVQHLRG; this is encoded by the coding sequence ATGACCACACGGGGAGATCAGAAAGCCGGCTTGGCCAACGCCACCGCGGCCGCACCGGAACTCGAAGCGGCCGCGATATCCGAGGCGGGCGGGCGGCTGGGCGAAAAGCTGCGGACCCACTACCACGCGTCGCTGCCGACCTGGCAGTTCATCGTCGTGTACCCGGCGCTGCTCGGCGGCGTCGTCGTGCTGATCGGCGGCGGCGGACTCGGCGGCCTCCTCGGCGGGGCGTCGGTCGGCGTGCCGCTCGCGATCCTCGGCGCCGCCCTGCTCGCCGGATCGATCATCGCGATGCTGGTGCTGCCCAAACGACGTACCGCCATGGTGATCTTTGAGAACGGCTTCGCGCGGGCGCTGCCGGGTGCCGTGGACGTCGTGCCGTGGACGGAGGTGCAGGACCTGTACATCTCGATCACCCGTACCTACATCCACACCCAGAACAACTGGCGGATCGACCACCTCTACACCGTCGAACGCGCGGGGCGGCCGGACATCGTGCTGCTCAGCGGCTGGACCGACACGACGGAACTGGCCGAGGCCCTGGAGACCGGCGTGGCCCGGGCGAAACTTCCCGCGGCGCAGCAGGCCCTCGCGGCCGGCGGTGAAGTGCCGTTCAAGGACTTCACGGTACGAGCGGACGGGCTGATCTGGTCCGGCACGCTCACGCCGTGGTCGCAGATCACCGGTGTCGAGCGCAGCTACGACGACGCGAAGATCCAGTCGGGTGGGCGAACGCTGGTCGGGTTCTCCTACGGCAAGCTGACCAACGCGCGCCTCTTCCTGTCGCTGGTCCAGCACCTTCGCGGCTGA
- a CDS encoding TetR/AcrR family transcriptional regulator, translating into MAAKPLRRDAELNRQRILQAARELFAAQGLDVTLDDIAHHAGLGVGTVYRRFPTKDALVEALFESKMARLAQIAENAADEPDPAVALDRWLRAVADLQAGDRGLREVMLGGRYSGDRVTLVRERLNPAVTRLFDRAKAAGVLREDLQPSDVPVLMVMIGAVTDYSRPVGPDVWLRFLTILRDGLAARRDAPTPLPGRHLTEEEVETAMSHFRVHRP; encoded by the coding sequence ATGGCCGCCAAACCGCTGCGCCGGGATGCCGAGCTGAACCGCCAGCGGATCCTCCAGGCGGCCCGTGAGCTGTTCGCCGCTCAGGGCCTCGACGTGACGCTCGACGACATCGCCCACCACGCTGGTCTCGGCGTCGGCACCGTCTACCGGCGCTTTCCCACCAAGGACGCGCTGGTCGAGGCGCTGTTCGAGTCGAAGATGGCCCGGCTGGCGCAGATCGCCGAGAACGCCGCGGACGAACCCGACCCGGCCGTGGCGCTGGACCGTTGGCTCCGCGCGGTCGCCGACCTGCAAGCCGGCGACCGCGGGTTGCGCGAGGTCATGCTCGGCGGCCGGTACTCCGGTGACCGGGTCACCCTGGTCCGCGAGCGGCTCAACCCGGCGGTCACCCGACTGTTCGACCGCGCCAAGGCCGCCGGGGTCCTCCGCGAGGATCTGCAGCCCTCGGACGTACCCGTGCTGATGGTCATGATCGGGGCGGTGACGGACTACAGTCGGCCGGTCGGGCCGGACGTGTGGCTGCGCTTCCTGACCATCCTCCGCGACGGGCTCGCCGCCCGCCGGGACGCGCCGACGCCGCTGCCCGGCCGGCACCTGACCGAGGAGGAGGTGGAGACCGCGATGTCCCACTTCCGCGTGCACCGCCCCTGA